Proteins co-encoded in one Arachis hypogaea cultivar Tifrunner chromosome 13, arahy.Tifrunner.gnm2.J5K5, whole genome shotgun sequence genomic window:
- the LOC112736747 gene encoding zinc finger A20 and AN1 domain-containing stress-associated protein 8, whose amino-acid sequence MDHDKIGCQAPPEGPTLCINNCGFFGSAATMNMCSKCHKDMMLKQEQAKLAASSIGNIINGSSSSSGNDLLVATTNVDIPVNSVEPKTISGQPLFGSGSEEIGEAKPKDGPKRCSSCNKRVGLTGFNCRCGNLFCTVHRYSDKHNCPFDYRTAGQDAIAKANPIVKAEKLDKI is encoded by the coding sequence ATGGACCATGACAAAATTGGTTGCCAGGCTCCCCCTGAAGGTCCTACATTGTGCATCAACAACTGTGGTTTTTTTGGTAGTGCTGCTACCATGAACATGTGTTCGAAGTGCCACAAGGACATGATGCTGAAACAGGAGCAGGCCAAGCTTGCAGCATCGTCCATTGGGAATATTATTAATGGGTCATCAAGCAGCAGCGGAAATGATCTTCTTGTTGCTACCACAAATGTGGATATCCCAGTCAATTCAGTAGAGCCTAAAACTATCTCAGGGCAACCTCTATTTGGTTCAGGTTCTGAGGAGATTGGTGAGGCAAAGCCGAAGGACGGTCCAAAACGTTGCAGTAGCTGCAACAAGCGGGTTGGTTTGACAGGGTTCAATTGTCGGTGCGGTAACCTTTTCTGCACTGTACATCGTTACTCAGACAAACATAACTGTCCATTTGATTACCGCACTGCTGGACAGGATGCCATAGCTAAAGCAAACCCAATTGTCAAGGCTGAGAAGCTTGACAAGATTTAA